A genomic region of Anopheles coustani chromosome 3, idAnoCousDA_361_x.2, whole genome shotgun sequence contains the following coding sequences:
- the LOC131261762 gene encoding uncharacterized protein LOC131261762 gives MVDISSIIEGTVKFRDGKKWKSRWCVMRKLSPVADCLHLQLYRDSKDRYKNGQTKASLSLQHFLGVESGFTLDKESNTIAIICQDVIVVLAFDTRERLIQWQVKISNNLGDDLQYLVLVSSAPPKAKLSTGPARMHIQDHRFCLTTGVPPRLTGMWQIEHLRRYGVVDNRFCFEGGSSCGKGEGLYVFVTDLGDEITHTFKLASQGKLASKKRATARKIAALDSPRKGAESRSTNYNDEICTVHIENSNCTCRNSYWPSTESRDLDSNYGCGDTASVSECHDSINDLDSFPRNAVANLERCMSCISKLGAPSMSRSSTVTGTPGAVAPFPAWHMMTEHNNHINQTHKLPGPALDRMSLCSHGSSNNSEYSIPRQACGSSGQAPSEASWYEKAPTVTSCSHHRSTSPCSCPSASAPGRPPKPRDMPLHITAPIHTAMCMSTGKSPHSSVGPYENYDVPKTPIAIEGSSSNGCTPGENYDTPKKIQEYLSKESTTPSGKVDTAVVDSASSYGNYDMPMSLTKAVCNCLTGAQEPPHHHHHHQQQQPVARVDCTCNRVMSWADNWISLPLCKRGNGIENTGVQINKVKLSGEGKMPVMDASGGDGAIYATVDMTKKIRKKLEMGACACDEPLVKQPVASGAKTLPASCYDNYEDVEIKPEEPAKAANYANLEFERSLENYENSKEVLQRAGLCLQELQHEHEEEEEPKVCHKCGHPSAKTPDQDASREEQQQQQQQQVASASVEDKQENYMMMEPGNRKSKFPGYIPMSPAAPAANATGDAPQEAEATDDKVSPTAPPLPTKSDLLKQRMNRIIGEKSASNPSLCGPAVDRSRKRIDDESRVSGSAMLRATLASPYARKQLMDSSDLLPCGAEKRLSPRKRSASAESSRFLDDGEAEIESPLSGTASPSTETLLRKTPTPCAVQTLRRSSSPCVHQEMEPCPASEVCCGGEKSGVTSAETEDDLSASTNPPSQASQSVYIRRSESVPCKAQNRDSSSSNDSGVSTGSLRQRGTDFTDFELPLTTAMSARRHQRHVIPQQNCVHASLPRRSKSFDPLRELSFQFQKVRVPEKSTSAEAEVPVCPPKAKGAPSYGSPDVMAAPGAPYIDSRSTSSGTSDMSDYIETLSLSSHSSSDTPEGMRHIRQATSTLRPRSGKEYQNIDRSILSLTQASTDAIKVPGTPSQLRGLLSCSANYANITPVPENAESPSPGYQSGTSPQDAQGQHFMFKNSS, from the exons ATTGCCTTCATCTGCAGCTGTACCGGGACTCGAAGGATCGCTACAAGAACGGCCAGACCAAGGCGTCGCTGTCGCTGCAGCACTTTCTCGGCGTGGAGTCGGGCTTCACGCTGGACAAGGAATCGAACACGATAGCAATCATTTGCCAGGATGTGATCGTCGTACTGGCATTCGATACCCGCGAAAGACTGATACAATGGCAG GTGAAAATATCCAATAACCTCGGGGATGATCTGCAATACCTGGTACTGGTTTCATCGGCACCGCCGAAGGCCAAACTCTCCACCGGCCCGGCTCGGATGCACATCCAGGACCATCGGTTTTGCCTCACGACCGGCGTTCCGCCACGGTTGACCGGCATGTGGCAGATTGAGCACTTAAG ACGTTATGGTGTCGTGGACaatcggttttgcttcgaaggCGGCTCCAGCTGTGGGAAGGGCGAAGGACTGTACGTTTTCGTGACGGATCTGGGCGATGAAATCACGCACACGTTTAAGCTGGCGTCGCAGGGCAAGTTGGCCAGCAAGAAGCGAGCTACGGCGCGGAAAATTGCAG CGCTCGACAGCCCGCGGAAGGGAGCCGAATCGCGCTCGACAAACTACAACGACGAAATCTGCACGGTGCACATTGAGAACTCCAACTGCACCTGCCGGAACTCGTACTGGCCGTCGACGGAGTCACGCGACCTGGACAGCAATTACGGTTGCGGCGATACGGCCTCCGTCTCCGAGTGTCACGACAGCATCAACGATCTGGACTCGTTCCCAAG GAATGCGGTTGCCAATCTGGAGCGTTGCATGAGCTGCATCTCGAAGCTCGGTGCTCCGTCGATGTCCCGCAGCTCGACCGTAACGGGTACGCCGGGTGCGGTTGCACCCTTCCCGGCCTGGCACATGATGACCGAGCACAACAATCACATCAACCAAACGCACAAGCTGCCCGGCCCTGCCCTCGACCGAATGTCGCTCTGTTCGcacggcagcagcaacaactccGAGTACTCCATCCCGCGGCAAGCGTGCGGATCTTCCGGCCAAGCGCCAAGCGAAGCGAGCTGGTACGAGAAAGCCCCCACCGTCACCTCATGCTCGCACCACCGTTCAACGTCGCCATGCAGCTGCCCCTCAGCGTCCGCTCCCGGACGGCCTCCGAAACCGCGGGATATGCCACTGCACATAACGGCTCCGATACACACCGCAATGTGCATGTCCACCGGCAAGTCACCCCACTCGAGCGTCGGTCCGTACGAGAACTACGACGTGCCGAAAACACCGATCGCCATCGAGGGTTCGTCCTCGAACGGTTGCACCCCGGGCGAGAACTACGACACGCCGAAGAAAATACAAGAGTACCTGTCGAAGGAGAGCACCACGCCGAGCGGTAAGGTGGACACCGCGGTGGTGGATAGTGCCAGCAGCTACGGCAACTACGACATGCCGATGTCGCTGACGAAGGCTGTCTGCAACTGTCTGACCGGGGCGCAGGAGCCAccgcatcaccaccaccaccaccagcagcagcagccggtgGCACGGGTGGACTGTACCTGCAATCGCGTGATGTCGTGGGCCGACAACTGGATCTCGTTGCCGCTGTGCAAGCGAGGGAATGGCATCGAGAACACGGGCGTGCAGATCAACAAGGTGAAGCTGAGTGGCGAGGGTAAGATGCCGGTGATGGACGCGAGTGGAGGTGACGGTGCGATCTACGCCACGGTGGACATGACGAAGAAGATCCGCAAGAAGCTGGAGATGGGTGCGTGTGCCTGCGATGAGCCACTCGTGAAGCAACCGGTGGCCAGCGGGGCTAAGACGCTGCCCGCCAGCTGCTACGATAACTACGAGGATGTGGAGATCAAACCGGAGGAACCGGCGAAGGCGGCCAACTATGCCAACTTGGAGTTCGAACGGTCGCTGGAAAACTATGAGAACTCCAAGGAAGTGTTGCAGCGGGCGGGACTTTGCCTACAGGAGCTGCAGCACGAGcacgaggaggaagaggagccTAAGGTGTGCCACAAATGTGGACACCCGAGTGCGAAAACGCCCGACCAGGATGCATCGCGAgaggaacagcagcagcagcagcagcaacaggtcGCATCTGCGTCGGTGGAGGATAAGCAGGAGAACTACATGATGATGGAACCGGGCAACAGGAAGTCCAAGTTCCCGGGCTACATACCAATGTCTCCGGCAGCTCCCGCAGCTAACGCCACTGGAGACGCGCCACAGGAAGCGGAGGCAACCGACGACAAGGTGTCTCCAACGGCTCCTCCACTTCCCACGAAGTCGGACCTGCTGAAGCAACGCATGAATCGCATCATCGGGGAAAAGTCAGCCAGCAATCCGAGCTTATGTGGGCCGGCCGTCGATCGAAGCCGCAAGCGGATAGACGATGAGTCGCGCGTTTCGGGCAGTGCGATGCTCCGGGCCACCCTTGCCAGTCCGTACGCACGCAAGCAGCTGATGGACAGCAGTGATCTTCTACCGTGCGGTGCTGAGAAAAGACTTTCACCCCGCAAGCGTTCCGCGTCGGCCGAATCCTCACGCTTCCTCGACGATGGTGAGGCCGAGATCGAAAGTCCACTCAGTGGAACGGCTTCACCGAGCACGGAGACGCTGCTGCGCAAAACACCAACACCTTGTGCGGTGCAAACGCTTCGACGATCGTCATCCCCGTGCGTACACCAGGAGATGGAACCGTGTCCTGCGTCGGAGGTCTGTTGCGGTGGCGAAAAGTCCGGGGTAACCAGCGCGGAAACGGAAGACGATCTGTCCGCCTCGACGAATCCACCGAGCCAGGCCTCGCAGTCGGTCTACATCCGGCGGTCGGAGAGTGTCCCATGCAAGGCCCAGAACCGGGACAGCTCGAGTTCGAACGATTCGGGCGTGTCGACGGGTTCGCTGCGACAGCGTGGTACCGATTTCACCGACTTTGAACTCCCACTGACCACGGCCATGTCGGCTCGGCGCCATCAGAGGCACGTCATACCGCAGCAGAACTGCGTCCACGCTTCCCTTCCGCGTCGCTCGAAATCGTTCGATCCGTTGCGTGAGCTCTCGTTCCAGTTCCAGAAGGTACGCGTGCCGGAAAAGAGCACCTCCGCCGAGGCGGAAGTCCCCGTCTGTCCACCGAAGGCCAAGGGTGCGCCGTCCTACGGTAGTCCGGATGTTATGGCCGCTCCCGGGGCGCCCTACATCGACTCGCGCAGCACCAGCAGTGGTACGTCGGACATGTCGGATTACATCGAGACGCTGTCACTCTCTAGTCATAGTTCCTCCGATACGCCCGAGGGCATGAG ACACATCCGACAAGCGACCTCCACGCTCAGGCCCCGCTCCGGCAAGGAGTATCAGAACATCGACCGCTCGATTCTGTCACTCACGCAGGCGAGCACGGACGCGATTAAAGTCCCGGGTACGCCGTCGCAGCTGCGCGGTCTGCTATCGTGTTCGGCCAACTACGCCAACATCACGCCCGTTCCGGAGAATGCCGAATCGCCCAGTCCCGGCTATCAGAGTGGCACGTCACCGCAGGACGCACAGGGTCAACATTTTATGTTTAAG AACTCGTCGTAA
- the LOC131265689 gene encoding chymotrypsin-like elastase family member 1 has product MSLFVCVLFIPQAISIWDCGTRDINFEHLIYYGKGAKAGQWPWHVAIYHGERNNYEYKCGGSIIDSNTILTSAHCICSPNGLHSTSRIRVHLGRVMLNETNNHTQEHAVSKLIPHPNFHPGIVSYDIALIKLSTRINFTAYVQPICLWGMDAGMELIVGTNGTIVGFGETENSKLSNHLRVALVKVTDFWSCLDSYRNVFADGMFCAKGNGEVNACRGDSGGGIVYEIAGRWFVRGIVSFIPQNSILSCDVSQYTVFTDVAIFREWIAKYVDPAIMATQEEYLIENSPNKRIFWITKPLSAAKRSS; this is encoded by the exons ATGTCACTGTTCGTTTGTGTACTATTTATCCCGCAAGCTATATCGATCTGGGATTGTGGCACGCGTGATATCAATTTCGAACATCTTATATACTACGGTAAAGGAGCTAAGGCAGGTCAATGGCCGTGGCACGTAGCCATATACCATGGAGAGCGTAATAATTACGAGTACAAGTGTGGTGGTTCGATCATCGATAGCAATACCATTCTGACGT CGGCACACTGCATCTGTTCTCCAAACGGTCTACATTCGACCTCTCGCATCAGAGTACACCTGGGACGTGTCATGTTGAACGAGACCAATAATCACACGCAAGAGCACGCGGTCTCCAAACTTATCCCACATCCAAACTTTCATCCAGGGATTGTATCATACGATATTGCACTGATAAAGTTGTCTACAAGAATAAATTTTACGGCGTACGTTCAACCGATATGCTTGTGGGGCATGGACGCTGGTATGGAGCTAATCGTTGGAACAAACGGTACGATTGTCGGTTTTGGAGAAACGGAGAACTCGAAGCTGTCAAACCATCTTCGGGTAGCGTTAGTGAAAGTGACCGATTTTTGGTCGTGTTTAGACAGTTATCGTAATGTTTTTGCCGATGGAATGTTCTGTGCCAAAGGCAATGGCGAGGTGAATGCCTGCAGAGGAGACAGCGGGGGTGGAATAGTGTACGAGATCGCGGGGAGGTGGTTTGTGCGGGGTATAGTTTCGTTTATACCACAGAATTCAATTCTGTCTTGTGATGTTTCCCAGTACACCGTATTCACCGACGTTGCCATATTTCGTGAGTGGATTGCGAAATACGTCGACCCTGCCATAATGGCGACCCAGGAGGAatatttgattgaaaacaGCCCGAAT AAACGCATCTTCTGGATAACAAAACCACTGTCAGCTGCCAAGCGATCCTCATAA